The genomic region CGATCGAATCCGGCCTGTCGTAATCGAAATAGAAACGATCACCATCCCTGGCCACCATTGGCGTCGGCAAAAACGGGACCAGCCGTTCACTTACCCCGACTGCGCCCGCACCCGGACCTCCGCCTCCATGAGGTGTCGAGAAAGTCTTATGCAGGTTGAAATGAACACAGTCGAAACCCATATCGCCCGGCCGGGAAATTCCCAGAAGAGCGTTCAGATTTGCGCCGTCCATATATAAAAGAGTGTCGTGTTTACGGCAGATTTCGACGATCTTTTCAATCTCGGACTCAAACAAACCCAGTGTATTCGGATTGGTCAACATGATCGCGGCGGTCTTGTCATCGATCACAGTCTCGAGCTCATCGGCGGAGACGATCCCCTCGGCACTCGATTTGATCTGTACCGAACTGTAACCGGCAAATCTTACCGAGGCCGGATTTGTGCCGTGGGCGGAATCCGGTATGATCACGGTTTCTTTAGCATTGCCTTTTTTGTCGTGATACCTGCGGATCATAAGTAATCCGACGAACTCCCCTTGGGCACCGGCGGCCGGCTGAAGGGAAACATGTTTGTACCCGGATACTTCACCGAGATATTCCGCCAGGAAATACATCAATTCAAGCGCACCCTGAATTGTTCTTTCCGGCTGGTATGGATGAATACACGACAATCCCGGGAATCGAGCAACTTTCTCGTTTATTCTCGGATTGTATTTCATAGTGCATGACCCCAGCGGATAAAAGCCCCTGTCGATATTGTGGTTAAGTATCGATAAGCGGGTGAAATGACGCACCACTTCGTTTTCGGAAACCTGCGGAAGATCCGCCTCATCAGCACGCAGATTGTTTTTACCGAGCAGGTCATCCAGGTCAGCCTGGAAACTATGATCTTCAGGTATATAGCTGTTTTTCCGACCTGCGCCGGAAAGCTCAAAAATCGTCGGTTCGCTCATGTCAGATCACTTCTTCTTTTCTTCCTTGATTTTCTCGAGTTGCTTGTCGACCCATTCTATCTGTTCAGAATCTGGAAATTCCTTTTTGAATTTCTTGAAATGCTTCTCAGCGTTCTTCAAATCATCAGCTCTATAATAGGTATAGGGTATCATCAATTTGGAAGTCTCAACCAGGTCGCTTTCCGGAAATTTCTTTTCAAGTTGCGCGTACATTTCCACCGCTTCCTTGGTTTTGTCTTCACGGCGTTTGATGCCGGCCAGAGACATCCAGGCATCGTCAGCCAATCCCAGGCTGTTATCCTTGTCATTTTCGAGCACCA from Candidatus Zixiibacteriota bacterium harbors:
- a CDS encoding aminotransferase class V-fold PLP-dependent enzyme; protein product: MSEPTIFELSGAGRKNSYIPEDHSFQADLDDLLGKNNLRADEADLPQVSENEVVRHFTRLSILNHNIDRGFYPLGSCTMKYNPRINEKVARFPGLSCIHPYQPERTIQGALELMYFLAEYLGEVSGYKHVSLQPAAGAQGEFVGLLMIRRYHDKKGNAKETVIIPDSAHGTNPASVRFAGYSSVQIKSSAEGIVSADELETVIDDKTAAIMLTNPNTLGLFESEIEKIVEICRKHDTLLYMDGANLNALLGISRPGDMGFDCVHFNLHKTFSTPHGGGGPGAGAVGVSERLVPFLPTPMVARDGDRFYFDYDRPDSIGRVHSFYGNFANMVRAYAYILSNGHDGLRRVSETAIINANYLKEKLKDAYHLIHDRHCMHEFVLSGDWQKKKGAKTLAIAKRLLDFGLHAPTIYFPLIVSEALMIEPTETETPETLDRFTEIMIQIDKEIEENPELVNSAPHTTPVKRLNEVMAAKLGDVCYNGNK